From the genome of Sediminibacter sp. Hel_I_10:
CAAATATTTATCGATACGTAAAGGATTTTGCCCCTTATCTACCGAAAAAGCGTGATGTTCGAACAACTCATCGTCTTGCTCGTCTGTGGAAGTATCTACAGTAGTCATATGTATGTTTTAGTTTAGCGGTTACCGTTGCCTAAAACGATATCTATTTTTGAAGTCAGAGGTAGTAAATCGCCTTCCTCTATGGTCTTGCCTTTATGCTTAATGGCAATCACCTCATCTTTACCAATATCATCTAAATAGGTGATTTTACCAATTTCAAAACCTAAGGTTTCTAAGGTAGGTTTGGCTTGACGAAAGGTGCGACGCACTACTTTAGGGATTTCTACCTTACGGTATCCCGAAGGATTTAATGTCAAATATATTTTTCGATTTTCCTTTACTTGTGTTCCAGCTTCAGGATATTGCTCTATCACTGAGAACTTAGGATATTCTGGATTGAAATTTGCGGAATCTTGAATTTCCATGGCCAAATCATTATCATTCAGCTCAATCTCAACAGTACCCAAACTTTTACCCGTTAAATCGGGTACGGTTATAAATTCACCATGATTTGTAGTACTGCTCAACCATTGCATGGTTAAAAAGATAATGACCACTAGAGCAACAATGGCCAAGGCCAATTGCTTTAAAAAAACCTTACTTTTAAGAAACGAAATAAAACTCATGCTCAGTATTCATTAAGCCACAAAGATATAAAAACCAACGGGTTTTTGTTGGGCGTTTATTTGGTATTTTAGCATAACTAAATTCTTTAGGTTTTAGTATTTTGCACTCTCAAATTTGAAATTCCTCCATTAAGGGAAACAACTATGAAAAAAAACATTGCCATCATTATGGGCGGATTCTCAAGCGAATTTGAGATTTCCTTAAAGAGCGGCCAAGTGGTCTTTGACACTTTAGACCGCGAAGCATACAATGTGTACCGCATTCATATCTTAAAGCATAAATGGGTTTTTGTTAATGAAACCAATGAAGAGTTCCCCATCGATAAAAATGATTTTTCGGTAAAGGTCAATGAGACCAAAATCTTATTTGATTGCGTTTTTAATGCCATTCACGGCTCCCCAGGAGAAGATGGTTTTATGCAAGGCTATTTAGAGCTATTGAAAATACCCCATACCAGCTGCAACATGTATCAAGCGGCTTTAACGTTTAATAAACGCGACTGTTTGAGTGTTTTAAAGCCTTATGGCATTAAAACTGCAGCATCTTATTTTGTGAATTTAGGAGATGCCATTGATGAGACTGCTATTGTTGAAAAAGTAGGATTGCCTTGTTTTGTAAAAGCCAATAAAGCAGGCAGTAGCTACGGAATTTCTAAGGTCTACAAAAAAGAAGATTTACAACAGGCTCTGGAGGTTGCTTTTGCCGAAGATGACGAAGTCATTATAGAATCTTATTTAGATGGCACAGAAGTTTCGGTTGGCGTGATTTCTTACAAAGGAGAAGTGACCGTTTTGCCTATAACTGAAATTGTATCAGACAATGATTTTTTTGACTACAAGGCAAAATACCTTGGGCAATCTCAAGAAATTACCCCTGCAAGAATTTCACCAGAACTTTCTGAGAAAGTAACGAGTACCGCAAAAAGGATCTACGAAATTTTAAAATTGAAAGGTTTTAGCCGAAGTGAGTTTATTTTTAAGGACGGAGAACCGCATTTGTTAGAAGTAAATACCGTTCCAGGATTAACCGCAGCCAGCATTTTACCGCAACAAGCAAAAGAAGCTGGCATTAGCATGAAAGATTTGTTTGGCAATGCTATTGAATCTGCCCTTAAGGGATAAGGCAGGAATGTGTCTCAGATTTTTTTTTAAACTGAGATACTATTGTAACTTTAAAGTCACTTTTATTTCTTGAACCATCAATAAAATGCCTATTACTCCTTTTTGAGCATAGGACATAGGAAAAATACATATGAAACGAGCACTATTTCCAGGATCCTTTGACCCCATCACCAACGGGCATTACGACATCATTAAAAGAGGTGTTAAATTATTTGATGAAGTCATTATTGCCATTGGTGTTAATGCCGATAAAAAATATATGTTCTCTTTAGAAGAGCGCCAGCATTTTATTGAAGAGGCTTTTAAAGGGCACAAACAAATCAAAGTGATGACCTACGAAGGGCTCACAACCGACTTTTGTAAAGAAGTAAAAGCTCAATTTATTTTAAGAGGTTTGAGAAATCCTGCCGACTTTGAATTTGAAAAGGCCATTGCGCATACCAATAGAAAATTGTCTAAAATTGAGACCGTCTTTCTACTGACCGCAGCACGCACCTCATTTATATCGTCTTCAATTGTTAGGGACGTCATTCGTAACCATGGGGATTATGCACAATTAGTACCCAAAAGCGTACGCGTTAAATAAGATTGTTCTTTTTAGCCTTGTGCACCGCCTCTAGTTTATTGTGTACCTGCAGTTTTCTGTAAATATTTTCAATGTGCTTTCTTACGGTGCCTTTCGAAATGATCAAATTATCTGAGATCTGAATATAGTTCAGCCCCTTACTCAACTGCTCTAAGACTTCTGTTTCTCTATTGGATAATTTGATATCTTCTTTATCCGTCTCATTTTCAATACACAATGGATTACGGAGTAATTTTAAGGTTTTCATGGCAATGGAAGGGTTCATTGCCGCACCGCCATCTAAGGTTTCTAAAATACCGTCATGAAGATCTTTTGCATTGATTTCTTTTAACAAGTACCCATCGGCCCCAGCTTTTATGGCATTAAATATATGTTCATCATTGTCAAAAACCGTGAGCATGATAATTTTAATATGAGGGTATTTTTGTTTGACAATCGCTGTAGTCTCAATGCCATTAAGAACAGGCATTTCAATATCCATTAAAATAAGATCCAAATGATGGTTATCGTCCAAAGCAGTGAGTAAGTCAGACCCATTGGTCGCAGTGATTTTTACACTAAATGCTTCAAAAAAAGATAATTTTTCTTTTACAGTGTGAATCAAAAACGAATTATCATCCACTATGGCAATTTTGACATTCATAAACCTCATTTTAACAACTAAAAAGATACGTCAAAAAACGATGATCAACCATACGCTATTTGTCGTATTTAACCGTTCTTCATTTTTAGGATAATCTCTGTTCCTTGATCACTGGAATACAGATCAATCGTAGCTCCCAAATCATAAGCTCTTTTTTTCATGTTATTAATACCATTACCTGTTGGGCTTGTCTTTAAATTAAAGCCTTTACCGTCATCTGCAATTTTGAATATAAAATGATCATTTTCCGAAGTAAAATGTACCGTTATCCGTTTTGCTTCAGCATATTTTAAAGCATTATTGATGCTTTCTTGAATAATGCGATAAATATTCATCCCTTCTACAGATGAGAATTTACGCTTTTCGATAGTTGCCGTATGATTATTAAACTCAAACGATACGCCATGTGATGCGGCATCTGCTTTCTCTATAAAATTTGAAATTCTCAATTGTAAATCCTCTAGTTGGATTTCAGGCTTGTTCATTGCCCAAATCGTATCACGCAATTCATAAATGGTTGCCGAGGTAAATTGACTGATCATGTCTAATTTGGTGGTGAGCTTCTCATCCTTAAGGTCAAAGCCATATTTTAAATTGTCTATAGAAGAAATGATAAAGGTCAATTGCGCGCCAATATTATCGTGGAGGTCTCGACTAATTCTTAAACGTTGCTCCTGCAATCTATTTTGGGTTTCTATTTTAATCAAGGCATCTTTAAGTTCGTTTTCTTTTCGAAGCTGTTTGTTTTTGAGTTTTTGCTGATTATAGAACAGATATCCCAAAAGTGCTAATATGAAAGCAAAGGCCAACAATCCATAGAG
Proteins encoded in this window:
- a CDS encoding PASTA domain-containing protein, which codes for MSFISFLKSKVFLKQLALAIVALVVIIFLTMQWLSSTTNHGEFITVPDLTGKSLGTVEIELNDNDLAMEIQDSANFNPEYPKFSVIEQYPEAGTQVKENRKIYLTLNPSGYRKVEIPKVVRRTFRQAKPTLETLGFEIGKITYLDDIGKDEVIAIKHKGKTIEEGDLLPLTSKIDIVLGNGNR
- a CDS encoding D-alanine--D-alanine ligase, with protein sequence MKKNIAIIMGGFSSEFEISLKSGQVVFDTLDREAYNVYRIHILKHKWVFVNETNEEFPIDKNDFSVKVNETKILFDCVFNAIHGSPGEDGFMQGYLELLKIPHTSCNMYQAALTFNKRDCLSVLKPYGIKTAASYFVNLGDAIDETAIVEKVGLPCFVKANKAGSSYGISKVYKKEDLQQALEVAFAEDDEVIIESYLDGTEVSVGVISYKGEVTVLPITEIVSDNDFFDYKAKYLGQSQEITPARISPELSEKVTSTAKRIYEILKLKGFSRSEFIFKDGEPHLLEVNTVPGLTAASILPQQAKEAGISMKDLFGNAIESALKG
- the coaD gene encoding pantetheine-phosphate adenylyltransferase; this translates as MKRALFPGSFDPITNGHYDIIKRGVKLFDEVIIAIGVNADKKYMFSLEERQHFIEEAFKGHKQIKVMTYEGLTTDFCKEVKAQFILRGLRNPADFEFEKAIAHTNRKLSKIETVFLLTAARTSFISSSIVRDVIRNHGDYAQLVPKSVRVK
- a CDS encoding response regulator transcription factor; amino-acid sequence: MNVKIAIVDDNSFLIHTVKEKLSFFEAFSVKITATNGSDLLTALDDNHHLDLILMDIEMPVLNGIETTAIVKQKYPHIKIIMLTVFDNDEHIFNAIKAGADGYLLKEINAKDLHDGILETLDGGAAMNPSIAMKTLKLLRNPLCIENETDKEDIKLSNRETEVLEQLSKGLNYIQISDNLIISKGTVRKHIENIYRKLQVHNKLEAVHKAKKNNLI